Proteins encoded together in one Citromicrobium bathyomarinum window:
- a CDS encoding Ku protein — translation MAARAYWQGQIRLALVSIPVEIYSASQSGAKISFRQIHEPSGKRISYEKVVEGVGPVDRDDIIRGYELSKNNYVLLEDEEIEAVKVESKKTLELVQFVDQTEIDPLYFEKPYYVVPKDDLAEEAFIVLREALRKAKKTALGQLSVRGQEKLVAIKPCGKGMLLETLRYADEVREGQKFFGSIGDDKPEEELLDLASTLIEKKSAPFDASEFEDRYAEALHKLIDKKAKAKGSKKVIEDVEKPSGDGGGNVIDLMAALKKSVDGEKPTKSSTKKKKSA, via the coding sequence ATGGCCGCGCGCGCATATTGGCAGGGACAAATCAGGCTGGCGCTGGTGTCGATCCCGGTCGAAATCTACTCCGCCTCGCAAAGCGGAGCCAAGATCAGCTTTCGGCAGATCCACGAGCCTTCGGGCAAGCGCATCTCCTACGAAAAGGTGGTCGAGGGTGTCGGCCCGGTCGACCGCGACGACATCATCCGAGGCTACGAGCTATCGAAGAACAACTACGTCCTGCTGGAGGACGAGGAGATCGAGGCGGTCAAGGTCGAGAGCAAGAAGACGCTGGAACTGGTCCAGTTCGTCGACCAGACCGAGATCGATCCGCTCTATTTCGAGAAGCCCTATTACGTCGTCCCCAAGGACGACCTGGCGGAGGAGGCTTTCATTGTGCTGCGCGAGGCGCTGCGCAAGGCGAAGAAGACCGCGCTCGGCCAACTGTCGGTGCGCGGGCAGGAGAAACTGGTCGCGATCAAGCCTTGCGGAAAGGGCATGCTACTCGAAACGCTGCGCTATGCCGACGAGGTTCGCGAGGGGCAGAAATTCTTCGGCTCGATCGGCGACGACAAGCCCGAAGAGGAATTGCTCGACCTCGCCAGCACGCTGATCGAGAAGAAATCCGCCCCCTTCGACGCAAGCGAGTTCGAAGATCGCTATGCCGAAGCGCTGCACAAGCTGATCGACAAGAAGGCCAAGGCGAAGGGCAGCAAGAAGGTCATCGAGGATGTCGAGAAGCCGTCCGGCGATGGCGGCGGCAACGTGATCGACCTGATGGCCGCGCTCAAGAAATCGGTCGACGGTGAAAAGCCCACCAAATCCTCCACAAAGAAGAAAAAGAGCGCCTAG
- a CDS encoding 2Fe-2S iron-sulfur cluster-binding protein, with protein MSSENTVSINGQPHALPDDPRVSLLDMLRHHLGLTGTKKGCDHGQCGACTVLVNGVRINSCLTLAVMHDGDEVTTIEGLGTAENPSPLQRAFVERDAYQCGYCTPGQICSATAMLEEIAVGLPSDASASLEGPMEVSADEIRERMSGNICRCGAYANIVDAIRDVAAGEVA; from the coding sequence ATGAGTTCCGAAAATACGGTAAGCATCAATGGACAGCCCCATGCGCTGCCGGACGACCCGCGGGTCAGCCTGCTCGATATGCTGCGCCATCATCTGGGCCTGACCGGCACCAAGAAAGGCTGCGATCATGGCCAGTGCGGAGCCTGCACCGTGCTGGTCAACGGCGTGCGGATCAATTCCTGCCTGACGCTGGCGGTGATGCACGATGGCGACGAGGTGACCACGATCGAAGGGTTGGGCACTGCCGAGAACCCCTCGCCATTGCAGCGCGCCTTCGTGGAGCGCGATGCCTACCAATGCGGCTATTGCACCCCCGGCCAGATCTGCTCCGCGACCGCGATGCTGGAAGAAATCGCTGTGGGTCTGCCGAGCGATGCGAGTGCTTCCTTGGAAGGCCCGATGGAGGTCTCCGCTGACGAAATTCGTGAAAGGATGAGCGGCAATATCTGTCGCTGCGGGGCCTATGCTAACATCGTCGATGCCATCCGCGATGTCGCAGCCGGAGAGGTCGCATGA